Proteins from a single region of Nocardioides anomalus:
- a CDS encoding cysteine desulfurase-like protein: MAEQQYDVAKVRAHFPALESGLAFFDGPGGSQTPRPVADAMHATMLGPLSNRGDLTLAQQNAERAVTEARAALADLLDATPEGVVFGRSFTQLTFDLSRTLAKGWGAGDEVVVSRLDHDGNVRPWVIAAEAAGATVRWIDFDPGSGELSLDSLEEALSERTRLVAVTGASNLIGTRPDLRAVADRVHRTDAWLYVDAVHLTAHAAVSLAQDGMDLVGCSTYKFLGPHAGVLAAAPDLLEQLHPDKLLPSTDRVPERFELGTLPYELMAGAGAAVEFLAGLAPGAAGTRRERLVASLAALEEHEDRLRTRIEDGLRALPGATVHSRAARRTPTVLVTFADRDPQEVSRHLATRGVNAPAGSFYAYEPARRLGLGEAGGLRVGLAPYSDDSDVDRLLEALGELFPG; the protein is encoded by the coding sequence ATGGCTGAGCAGCAGTACGACGTCGCCAAGGTCCGCGCCCACTTCCCCGCCCTCGAGAGCGGGCTGGCGTTCTTCGACGGGCCGGGCGGCTCCCAGACCCCGCGGCCGGTGGCCGACGCGATGCACGCGACGATGCTCGGCCCGCTGTCCAACCGCGGCGACCTGACCCTCGCCCAGCAGAACGCCGAGCGCGCGGTCACCGAGGCCCGCGCCGCCCTGGCCGACCTGCTCGACGCGACGCCGGAGGGCGTGGTCTTCGGCCGCAGCTTCACCCAGCTCACCTTCGACCTGAGCCGCACCCTGGCCAAGGGCTGGGGCGCGGGCGACGAGGTCGTGGTCAGCCGGCTCGACCACGACGGCAACGTGCGCCCGTGGGTGATCGCGGCCGAGGCCGCCGGTGCCACCGTGCGCTGGATCGACTTCGACCCCGGGTCCGGCGAGCTCTCGCTGGACTCGCTGGAGGAGGCGCTGTCCGAGCGCACCCGGCTGGTCGCGGTCACCGGCGCCTCCAACCTCATCGGCACCCGGCCCGACCTGCGCGCGGTCGCCGACCGGGTGCACCGCACCGACGCCTGGCTGTACGTCGACGCGGTGCACCTCACCGCCCACGCCGCGGTCTCGCTGGCCCAGGACGGCATGGACCTGGTCGGCTGCTCGACGTACAAGTTCCTCGGGCCGCACGCCGGCGTCCTGGCCGCGGCGCCGGACCTGCTGGAGCAGCTGCACCCGGACAAGCTCCTGCCGTCGACCGACCGGGTGCCGGAGCGCTTCGAGCTCGGCACGCTGCCCTACGAGCTGATGGCCGGCGCCGGCGCCGCGGTGGAGTTCCTGGCCGGCCTCGCGCCGGGCGCGGCCGGCACCCGCCGCGAGCGGCTGGTCGCCTCTCTGGCCGCGCTGGAGGAGCACGAGGACCGGCTCCGCACCCGCATCGAGGACGGCCTGCGCGCGCTTCCGGGCGCCACCGTGCACTCCCGCGCCGCCCGTCGTACGCCGACCGTGCTGGTGACCTTCGCCGACCGTGACCCGCAGGAGGTCTCGCGCCACCTGGCCACCCGCGGCGTCAACGCGCCCGCCGGCAGCTTCTACGCCTACGAGCCGGCCCGGCGCCTCGGGCTCGGCGAGGCCGGCGGCCTGCGGGTCGGCCTCGCGCCGTACTCCGACGACTCCGACGTCGACCGCCTCCTCGAGGCGCTGGGCGAGCTCTTCCCGGGCTGA
- a CDS encoding sensor histidine kinase, whose translation MGDVPDARRGRLIVYLGSAPGVGKTYAALGEAHRRLARGTDVVVAYVETHGREQTEAQAEGLEVVPRRHLEHRGASFTEMDVDAVLARGPAVVLVDELAHTNVPGSRHEKRADDVALLLDAGIDVITTVNIQHLESLNDEVERITGVRQRETVPDRVVREADQIQLIDMPPDALRRRMAHGNIYRPDKIDASLTSYFRVGNLTALRELALLWLADRVDDQLDDYRRAHRIQEPWPAKERIVVAVTGGPESETLIRRGARLAQRAAGAELLAVHVIATDGLHAADERRLERAQQLVASVGGTFHSVVGEDVSAAVVDFASGANATMIIVGVSRHGRLRRLFTGTTGDRIASLAGAVDVHLVTHDQVGGRLLSRPSLSPLSPGRQVAGWLGAVVLPLVLAAALHAVDDTDDLALATLALLASTVVVALVGGLLPALAGAVIGFLALNYFFTPPTGTFTVSEPRNVLALVVFVAVAAAVATVVDRASRRAAEALRARTEAATMSALSRSVLSGEDTAEAVVARLREVFGQDAVSLLRRAGSGWVVLASSGAPCAATPDEGDTRVRVDDDSVLALCGEPLRAEDQRVLEAFAVQAGLVLEHRRLRERERAEATSTALLRAVSHDLRTPLATMRAAVDGLLAPGVSGADRTELVAAVDASAGQLESLIDDLLDLSRLQSGLVHPVLTARSLDEVLPLAVAGHPGVDLEVEEPAPLVSTDAGLLGRVVANLVGNAVRHAGGAPVRVLAHERPDSVEVMVVDRGVGVPPEDRDRMFEPFQRLGDGTPGGLGLGLAVARGLTEALGGTLTPEETPGGGLTMVLSLPRAS comes from the coding sequence ATGGGTGACGTGCCGGACGCGCGCCGAGGGCGGCTGATCGTCTACCTCGGCTCCGCACCCGGGGTCGGGAAGACCTACGCGGCCCTGGGCGAGGCGCACCGCCGCCTCGCCCGGGGCACCGACGTGGTCGTGGCGTACGTCGAGACGCACGGCCGGGAGCAGACCGAGGCCCAGGCCGAGGGGCTCGAGGTCGTGCCGCGGCGCCACCTCGAGCACCGCGGCGCGTCGTTCACCGAGATGGACGTCGACGCGGTGCTGGCCCGCGGACCGGCCGTGGTGCTGGTCGACGAGCTCGCGCACACCAACGTGCCGGGCAGCCGCCACGAGAAGCGTGCGGACGACGTGGCGCTCCTGCTCGACGCGGGCATCGACGTCATCACCACCGTCAACATCCAGCACCTGGAGTCGCTCAACGACGAGGTCGAGCGGATCACCGGTGTGCGCCAGCGCGAGACCGTCCCCGACCGGGTCGTGCGCGAGGCCGACCAGATCCAGCTCATCGACATGCCGCCGGACGCCCTGCGCCGGCGGATGGCGCACGGCAACATCTACCGGCCCGACAAGATCGACGCGTCACTGACGTCGTACTTCCGCGTCGGCAACCTCACCGCCCTGCGCGAGCTGGCCCTGCTGTGGCTGGCCGACCGGGTCGACGACCAGCTCGACGACTACCGCCGCGCGCACCGCATCCAGGAGCCGTGGCCGGCCAAGGAGCGCATCGTCGTGGCCGTGACCGGCGGGCCGGAGAGCGAGACGCTCATCCGCCGCGGCGCCCGGCTGGCCCAGCGCGCGGCCGGGGCCGAGCTGCTCGCGGTGCACGTCATCGCCACCGACGGGCTGCACGCCGCCGACGAGCGCCGCCTCGAGCGCGCCCAGCAGCTGGTCGCCTCGGTCGGCGGGACCTTCCACTCCGTGGTGGGCGAGGACGTCTCGGCCGCGGTGGTCGACTTCGCCAGCGGCGCCAACGCCACCATGATCATCGTCGGCGTCTCCCGCCACGGCCGGCTGCGCCGCCTGTTCACCGGTACGACGGGCGACCGGATCGCCTCGCTGGCCGGCGCGGTCGACGTGCACCTGGTCACCCACGACCAGGTCGGCGGCCGGCTCCTCTCCCGCCCCTCGCTCTCGCCGCTCTCCCCCGGCCGCCAGGTCGCCGGCTGGCTCGGCGCGGTGGTCCTGCCGCTGGTCCTGGCCGCGGCCCTGCACGCCGTGGACGACACCGACGACCTGGCCCTGGCCACGCTGGCCCTGCTCGCCTCGACCGTGGTGGTCGCGCTGGTGGGTGGGCTGCTGCCGGCGCTGGCCGGGGCGGTCATCGGCTTCCTCGCCCTCAACTACTTCTTCACGCCCCCGACCGGCACGTTCACGGTCTCCGAGCCGCGCAACGTCCTGGCCCTCGTGGTCTTCGTGGCGGTGGCCGCCGCGGTGGCCACCGTCGTGGACCGCGCCTCGCGGCGGGCGGCCGAGGCCCTGCGCGCCCGCACCGAGGCGGCCACCATGTCCGCCCTCTCGCGCTCGGTGCTCTCGGGCGAGGACACCGCCGAGGCCGTCGTGGCCCGGCTGCGCGAGGTGTTCGGGCAGGACGCGGTCTCCCTGCTCCGTCGCGCGGGCTCCGGGTGGGTGGTGCTGGCCTCCTCGGGCGCGCCCTGCGCCGCGACGCCCGACGAGGGCGACACCCGGGTCCGCGTCGACGACGACTCCGTCCTGGCCCTGTGCGGCGAGCCGCTGCGCGCCGAGGACCAGCGCGTGCTCGAGGCCTTCGCGGTCCAGGCCGGGCTGGTCCTGGAGCACCGGCGGCTGCGCGAGCGCGAGCGTGCCGAGGCCACCTCGACCGCGCTGCTGCGCGCCGTCTCCCACGACCTGCGCACGCCGCTGGCCACCATGCGCGCAGCCGTCGACGGGCTGCTCGCGCCGGGCGTCTCGGGCGCGGACCGCACCGAGCTGGTCGCCGCCGTCGACGCCTCGGCCGGCCAGCTCGAGTCGCTCATCGACGACCTGCTCGACCTGTCCCGCCTGCAGAGCGGGCTGGTGCACCCCGTGCTCACCGCCCGCTCGCTGGACGAGGTGCTGCCCCTCGCCGTGGCCGGCCACCCCGGCGTCGACCTCGAGGTCGAGGAGCCCGCCCCGCTGGTCTCCACCGACGCCGGCCTGCTCGGCCGGGTGGTGGCCAACCTGGTGGGCAACGCGGTGCGCCACGCCGGCGGCGCGCCCGTGCGGGTGCTGGCCCACGAGCGTCCCGACTCGGTCGAGGTCATGGTGGTCGACCGGGGCGTCGGCGTACCGCCCGAGGACCGGGACCGGATGTTCGAGCCGTTCCAGCGCTTGGGCGACGGCACCCCGGGTGGGCTCGGCCTCGGTCTCGCCGTCGCTCGCGGGCTCACCGAGGCCCTCGGCGGCACGCTCACGCCCGAGGAGACCCCGGGCGGCGGGCTGACCATGGTGCTGTCCCTGCCGAGGGCCTCGTGA
- a CDS encoding response regulator, with the protein MTDSPGRVLVVDDEPALARALAINLRAHGWEVVTAADGRSALDAAATTHPDVVVLDLGLPDMDGTEVIAGLRGWTSVPIVVLSARQDGEDKVEALDLGADDYVTKPFAMNELMARLRAAVRRAADGSPALTEVVAGDLVVDLARKKVRRSGVDVQLTPTEWAFVEVLARNVGKLVPREQLLREVWGPGYTREHHYLRVYAAQLRRKLEDDPAHPRHLLTTSGLGYTLEP; encoded by the coding sequence GTGACCGACTCCCCCGGCCGCGTCCTCGTCGTCGACGACGAGCCCGCCCTCGCCCGCGCGCTGGCCATCAACCTGCGCGCGCACGGCTGGGAGGTGGTCACCGCCGCCGACGGCCGCAGCGCCCTGGACGCCGCGGCCACCACCCACCCCGACGTCGTCGTGCTCGACCTCGGGCTGCCCGACATGGACGGCACCGAGGTCATCGCCGGCCTGCGCGGCTGGACCTCCGTGCCCATCGTCGTGCTGTCGGCCCGCCAGGACGGCGAGGACAAGGTCGAGGCGCTCGACCTCGGCGCCGACGACTACGTCACCAAGCCCTTCGCCATGAACGAGCTGATGGCCCGCCTGCGGGCCGCCGTGCGCCGCGCCGCCGACGGCTCCCCCGCGCTCACCGAGGTCGTGGCCGGCGACCTGGTCGTCGACCTGGCCCGCAAGAAGGTGCGCCGCTCCGGCGTGGACGTCCAGCTCACGCCGACCGAGTGGGCCTTCGTCGAGGTGCTGGCCCGCAACGTCGGCAAGCTGGTCCCGCGCGAGCAGCTGCTGCGCGAGGTGTGGGGACCGGGCTACACCCGGGAGCACCACTACCTGCGGGTCTACGCCGCCCAGCTGCGCCGCAAGCTCGAGGACGACCCGGCGCACCCCCGACACCTGCTGACCACCAGCGGGCTGGGCTACACGCTGGAGCCCTAG